A region from the Gossypium hirsutum isolate 1008001.06 chromosome A08, Gossypium_hirsutum_v2.1, whole genome shotgun sequence genome encodes:
- the LOC121203144 gene encoding ADP-ribosylation factor-like protein 2, with amino-acid sequence MRILMVGLDSSGKTTIVLKINGEDTSVISPTLGFNIKTITYQKYTLNIWDVSGQRTIRSYWKNYFEQTDGLVCVVDSSDLRRLDDCKMELDNLLKEERLSGASLLILANKQDIKGALTQAEIAKILKVRQRIQSLQAGKAKA; translated from the exons atgcgAATCCTTATGGT TGGGCTTGATAGTTCAGGGAAGACCACGATTGTTTTGAAGATTAATGGAGAGGATACAAGCGTAATTAGTCCTACTCTTGGCTTCAACATCAAAACCATCACATACCAGAA ATATACTCTGAATATATGGGATGTAAGTGGTCAAAGAACTATAAGATCATATTGGAAGAACTATTTTGAGCAAACAGATGGTTTGGTTTGTGTTGTTGATAGCTCAGATCTTAGAAGATTAGATGATTGCAAAATGGAACTGGATAATCTTCTAAAGGAAGAG AGGTTATCAGGAGCATCCTTGTTGATACTAGCAAACAAAcaggacataaaaggtgctctTACACAAGCTGAAATTGCTAAA ATATTGAAGGTGCGGCAGAGGATTCAATCCCTTCAAGCTGGAAAAGCCAAGGCTTAG
- the LOC107940453 gene encoding uncharacterized protein — MEALLSQFTFLSDQALQGNKNFDPSAMEDLMKLFEIESYKAWAALELEEEKQVKGAEITMQQAEDYFDSVMETAVDEFRRFVEEMEREAKAELSGVDDTAEKVKKMGDLMEKGANIASKLYVEAAMKSAGFNGLSPNKKK, encoded by the exons ATGGAAGCTCTCCTCTCTCAATTCACTTTCCTCTCAGATCAAGCCTTACAAGGCAACAAGAATTTCGATCCATCCGCCATGGAAGACCTAATGAAGCTTTTCGAGATCGAATCTTACAAAGCATGGGCAGCTTTGGAGCTAGAGGAAGAAAAACAAGTGAAAGGAGCTGAAATAACCATGCAACAAGCAGAGGATTATTTTGACTCAGTCATGGAAACCGCCGTGGATGAGTTCAGGAGATTCGTGGAAGAAATGGAACGCGAGGCAAAAGCTGAACTCAGTGGTGTTGATGATACTGCTgagaaagttaaaaaaatggGGGATTTGATGGAAAAAGGTGCAAACATTGCGTCTAAATTGTATGTTGAAGCTGCTATGAAATCTGCAGGTTTTAATGGACTTTCACCTAACAAG AAGAAATAG